The Saccharopolyspora gregorii genomic interval GACCAGGCGCTGCGGTTGTTCGACGCGCGCGGCGCGCGAGTCGGCCAGCTGCCGGTGGTGCTGGCGATGGTGTTCCTGACCGGCGTCGGACTGCTCCTGCTGCTGTCCGGTTAGGACGGACGCGGGTCAGTCGCCGCCGCCACCACCGCTGTCGCCGCCACCACCGCTGTCGCCGCCACCGCCGCCGCTGTCGCCACCGCCGCTGTCACCGCCGCCGGACCCCGAGTCGTGGTGGTGACCGTGATGTCCGTGGTGCCCGTTCCAGTCCGAGCTGTAGGAGGGGTCCGAAGACCCCGCATAGCCACCGCCGCGGCCGCGCCCACGCCGGCTCGCGACCCCCGCGAGCACCAGCACGACCAGTACGAACAACACCGACACAGCCAAGGCCACGATCTTCACCCCAGTTCCGCTCCGGCCCGCTTCCCCAGGTCGAGCGGACCGCCCGGAAATTACCAGCGGGCACCGATCCCGAGACCGGATTCCGGGAAACCGCCCGGAAAGTCCGTTCCGATCATCGACCGCAGCACCGTCTCCCCGCGCCTGCCAGAGTCCCGGGCCGCGGCGACCAGCAGGGCCGGACCCGGTTCGAGCGCCCGGCAGTGACTCTCGCCACGACGGCCGACGCGAACACCGAAGGATTCCCGAACCGCGCGGCACCCCTCGGCCCACCCGCTGAGAACCGCAGCGAGAGGCCGCCGGAGGTCACAGGGCTTCCTCCCGACGCGGCCTCACCCCTCCACGCGCGGCGGCCCCACCCACAGCAGGTCCCGCGCCCGGGTCAGCGCGACGAGCCGGGCGCGCTGCCCCAGCTCCCGCAGGTCGCGGCTGCGCTCGTCGAAGCCCTCTTCCGCGGGGAGTTCCGGCACGAACACGGCGCGGAACTCCAGGCCCTTCGCGCGATGCACGGTCCCGACGCGGACCTTGCCATCGCGCTCACCGGTCCAGCCGTCCAGACCTCGCACTGGAATCCCGTTGCGCCGCAACACGTTTCGCCATCGATCCGCGTCGGGGTTCCGGAACGTCAGCACCGCGATGTCGTCCGGTTCCGCCTGTCCGCGCACGGCGTCGACGAGCGCCTCCTCCAGGCCTTCCGGCCGGTCCGACCAGGACACCACTTCGCCGCCGCGCAACGTCGCCACCGACTCGCGCAACGAGAAACCCGCGGCGCCGTCGAGGTCGTCGACCTGGTTGGTGGCGTCGAACCGCTGCGCCCATTCCAGGATCCGCGAGGCGTTCCGGTAGTTGGTGCGCAACACCTCACCCCGTCCCTTGATCGGGATGCCCGCGTCGGAGAGCCGCCAGCCACCGGCGTAGATCTGCTGCTGCCCATCGCCGACCAGCAGGAGCCGGTCCCCCGCCATGGTGTGCAGCAATCGGAGGCCGACCAGCGTGATGTCCTGGACCTCGTCGACGACGACACCCGCCAGCGGCCGTGGCAGCGGCTCCCGTTCCAGTTCGGCGCGGGCTTCGGTGAACACGTCGTTGTGGTCGTGCAGGCCGCGCTCCCGGCGGATCTGCTCGTAGTGCTCGTGGAGCCGCCACACCAGTTCGCGGTCCGCCGCGGTCAGGCGCAGGCCGCGTCCGGTGCGGTGCAGGCTCTGGTACTCGGCGAGTGCGGTGATGCCGCGGCCCTTGATGACGCGGTCGATCTCGTCCCGCCAGTACTCGTGCCGGTTGAGCTCGGCGAGCCTGGTGTGCTTGCCGAACTTCGACCAGGCGAGGGAGAAGCAGGTCTCCGAGGACTTCACCTGGAGCGCTCTGCCGCGGCTCTGCAGGAATTCCCGCGCCCAGCGGTGCAGGTGGTCGAACCGGACGCGGTCCCCGATCTCCGGCGCGAGCCGCTGGAAGGACCGCTGCGCGATCGGCGGCAGGTTGCTGGCGAAAGTGGTGAACAGCAGCGGGCCGACGCTGTTCCGCGCCATCCGCACCAGCCGGTGCAACGCGACCACGGACTTCCCGGTGCCCGCGGGTCCGCTGATCCGGGCCGGTCCGCTGTAGTCGCGGCGCACCATCGCGTGCTGCGAGTCGTCCAGGAACGTCAGCCAGGACTCGAACGGGCCGTCCAGCGCCGCGTCGAACCGGTCCTGCGCGAGGTCCTCGAGGTCGAACAGCTCCGCACCGGCCTCGGCGGGAACGGGCTCTAGCTGGGGCACGAGCCGGGTGAACTCGCTCCGGTGCGCGGACAGGTGAGCGGTCAATGTCTCCACGTCCCGCTTGGTCAGCCTGCGTTCGCCGCGGTCCAGCACCCGGTCCAGCGTCCCTTCGGTCACCGTGAGGTGGTGGCCGATGGACCGCTTCGACGGTTCCCGCCCTGCGGGCAGCACCACCACCGGCCGGACCACCGCCTCGCTGACGACACCGGCAGGCACTCGCAGGCCGAGGAACGACTCGGACGCGTTCCGCAGCACGGTGCGGACTTCGTCCGGGTCCGGTTCGTGGTCCCGGACGACGACGGCGAGAACACCGCGCGGGCCGATCAGCAGCACGTCGGCGTGCCCGGACGGGACTTCCGGCAGGGCGGTGTGCACGTGGGTGTGCCAACCGGCGCGGCTCTCCACCAGGAATCTGGACAGCACCTGCCGCTGCCAGCCGGCCAGCGACGGGTGGGCGGCGACGGCGCGTTCCGCGGCGCGGCGCAACCGCTCCCAGCGGTGATCGGTGCTCATGTTCGCGAACCTTCCCCCGACGCCCTCGGACCAAGATCGAACGTATCGGGGGCATTCGCTCGGGTCAGCGTTCCGCGGCGCGGACCACCCGATCGCCGCAGCCGGTGCTGGTCCGTCCGGGCGGTTCTCCTTGCCGCGCAGGGGGATCAGACGCCGTGCAGGCGTTCGCGGGTGGCGTGGTAAGCGTGGCGGACCGCGTCGCCCTGGTAGGCGTTCGCGGCCTCGCAGCGGCTGGAGCGCAGTTCCCACTCGGGCGGTGCGGCGGCGCCGGACAGCACCCAGGCGGCCTGCTTCGCGGCGCCGAGCGCCACGTACTCGGCGGCTTCCGGGATGTCGACCGGCACCCCGAACAGGGCGGGCGCGACCGCGCGCACCGCGGCCGATTCGCTGGCGCCGCCGATCAGCAGCACGCGCCGCACCTCCACTCCGGCCGCCCGCAGCGCGTCGACCCCGTCGGCGAGGCCGCACAGCATGCCTTCGACGGCGGCGCGGGCCAGGTTCTGCGGGGTCATGTTGCCGCCGCGGATCCCGGCGAGCGTGCCGGTGGCGTCCGGCAGGTCCGGGGTGCGTTCGCCTTCCAGGTAGGGCAGCAGGGTGAGCCCGCCCGCGCCGGGTGCCGCCTCCAGCGCCAGCCGGTCCAGCCCGGCGAGGTCGGTGCCGAGCATCGTGGCGGCACCGCTGAGCACCCGGGCCGCGTTGAGCGTGCACACCAGCGGCAGGTAGCGGCCGGTGGCGTCGCAGAACCCGGCGACCAGGCCCGTCTCGTCCGCGCTGGGGTGCTCGGCGACGGCGAACGCGGTACCGGAGGTGCCCAGCGACACCACCACGTCGCCCGGCCCGGCACCGATGCCGAGCGCGCCCGCCATGTTGTCGCCGGTGCCCGCGCCGAGCAGCGCCCCCTCCAACGGGGCGAATCCCGTGGCACGGCCCGCGGATCCGGCCGGGTCGAGCACGTCCGGCAGCCGCGGGCTCCGGCCGCCCATCGCGGCGGAGAGCAGGTCCGGCAGCCATTCCCCGGTGGCGGGCGCGAAGTAGCCGGTGCCGGAGGCGTCACCGCGGTCGGTGCAGGCCCGCTCCGGCCGTCCGGCGAGCAGCCAGGTCAGCCAGTCGTGCGGCAGCAGCACCCGGTCCACCAGGTCGGCGCGGTGCGGTTCGTGCTCGGCGAGCCAGGCCAGCTTGGTGAGCGTGAAGCTCGCGACGGGCACCGAACCGGTGCGCTCCGCCATCACCGCCGCCCCGTGCTCCGCGACCAGGGCGCGGGCCTGCGGCGCGGAGCGGGTGTCGTTCCACAGCAGCGCGTCCCGCACCGGGTCGCCCGCGGCGTCGACCGCGACCATGCCGTGCTGCTGGCCCGCGACCGAGACGGCGCCGATCTCACCGGGGGTGTGCGCGGCGGCCTGCTCGATGGCGTCGCGCGCCGCGGTCCACCACGCCCACGGGTCCACTTCGGTCCCGGTGGGGTGCTGCGCCTTGCCCTCGGCCACGACCCGGCCCGTCGCCGCGTCGGCGACGACCGCTTTGGTGGATTGGGTCGAACTGTCGATGCCGAGAACGAACACGGGTCAGCCTCCACCTCAACGCCCGGTGCAACGTCGGAATCCTGCCAGACCACCGACCGCGACCGGGGTGCGCGGTGGGCCGGTCAGGGCTTGCGGCCTACCCCGCACAGCAACAGGTTCTGCGCCGGTACGCGGGCGCGCAGCCGCGGGCCGTCCGGCCACCAGTCGAGGGGGCGCACCAGGCCGGGTTCGGTGATCTCGGTGCCGTCGAACAACGCCTCGATCTCGGCCCGCCCGCGGAACCAGCCGGTGCCGAGCTCGGCGAGCATCAGCTTCTCCAGCTGCGCGGCGGACGCCGCGTGCGCCGGGTCCGCCGGGCTGTGCAGGTGGCTGATCGCGACGTAGGAGCCGGGTGCGAACGCGTCCAGGTACCGCGCCAGCACGCGGTGCGGCGACCGGTCGTCCGCGACGTGCTGCAACGTGGCGCCCTGCAGCATCGCGACCGGGCGGGACAGGTCGATGTTGCGGGCCACGGCGGGCAGCGCCAGCAGCGCCTCCGGTTCGGTGAGGTCGGCGAACGCGAAGTGGGTGTGGTCGTTGTCGACGAGCAGCGCTTGGCCGTGGGAGAAGACCATCGGGTCGTGGTCGGCGTACACGACGACCGCGTCCGGATTGGCGCGCTGCGCGACCTCGTGGGTGTTCTCGCCGGTGGGGAGGCCGGCGCCGATGTCGAGGAACTGGTCGATGCCGACGGTGCCCGCCAGGTAGCGCACGACCCGCATCAGCCATTCCCGTTGGTCCTGGGTGGCGACGACGAGGCCGGGGGCGATCTCCAGGGCGGCGTCGACCACGGCCCGGTCCACGGCGTAGTGGTCCTTGCCGCCGAGCAGCGCGTCGAAGAACCGCGCCACGCTGGGGCTCCGGGTGTTCAGCACCGGCGATCCAGGTGCCACGGCGATCGCGCCGGCTCCGGGGCGCGTCCAGCTGAGACGGGCGGGTTCGACACCGGAACGATCAGGCATCGAGCACCTCACAACCGATCGTGACACTTGCACTGTCACGAACAGTATAAGCACTGTCCGGCCGGATCCGATCGCCCGGTCGGCCGCCGGATCGCGATCGAACGCCCGCCCTCCGCGGGGTGCGCGCCGACGCGCACGACACCGGCATCATGATCGACTCGGACGGCCGTCGACACCGCCGCGCGGCCGAACCTCACCGCAACGGCGCACCCACCCCGCCCGCTCGGAGCCCGATCAGGGGCGGCGGGCGGCGAGGAAGGTTCGGGTGGCTCGGACGGTGAGGTCGTCGCGGTTGCGGAGGGCGCCGGGGCCGTCGGAGTCGAGGAGTTCGCCGAGGGCCGCGACGTCGGCCTCGTCGAGGGACGCGTCGAGGAACGGGCGCATCCGGCGCAGCGTCACCTCGGCGTAGCGCCGCGCGACGGCGGGCAGCGGGGCGGGCAGGTCGACGTCGACGGTGCGGTGCGCGACCGCGGTGAAACCGGCCCCGGCCACCGGTTCCGCCCAGTCGGCGCTGATGTGCGGCAGGTGCTCGGCGCGCTTGCGGGCGAGCAGGTCGCGGCAGCGCTCCTCCAGGCCGGGCCGGCCGAAACCGAGGTCGTCGGGCAGGAACCGGGGGAACGAGTCGAGCTCCGCCACCGCCAGCACCCCGCCGGGCCGCAGCGCCGCGAACACCTCGCCGAGCACCCGCGCCGGATCGGCCAGGTGGTGCAGGGACGCGGACGCCCACACCAGGTCCACGGGCTCGTCGAGCGCCGGGAACTCCGCGTCGAGGTCGGCGCGCTCGGTGCGGACCCGGTCGGACACGCCCCGCGCCGCCGCCTTCCCCGCGAGGTGCGCCAGCACGGGTTCGGCGGTGTCCACGGCGAGCACCGCGGCCTGCTCGAAGCGCTCCAGCAGGACGAAGGTGCCCGCGCCGGTGCCGCTGCCGAGGTCGATGATCCGCCGCACCGGCGGGTCGACGAGCCCGGCGAGTTCCGCGGTCAGCTCCGCCAGGTCGTCGTGCATGACCTCGGCGTCGAGGTCGAGCATCTCGAACTGGGCTGTGTCGTCGGCGGCGGTGTGCTCGTGGTGCGTCATGCCGCCACGGTAGCCGCGGATTGCCCCGATGGCATATCGTTTTGCTCATGACGCAAGACGGTGAGCTGGACGCCCTCGTCCGGCAGCGGATCCGGAGCCTGCGGACCTCGCGGGGCCTGTCCCTCGACGAGCTGGCCGCGCGCTGCTACCTGAGCACCTCCACGCTCAGCCGCATCGAGACCGGGCACCGGCGGATCAGCCTGGACC includes:
- a CDS encoding SAM-dependent methyltransferase; translation: MLNTRSPSVARFFDALLGGKDHYAVDRAVVDAALEIAPGLVVATQDQREWLMRVVRYLAGTVGIDQFLDIGAGLPTGENTHEVAQRANPDAVVVYADHDPMVFSHGQALLVDNDHTHFAFADLTEPEALLALPAVARNIDLSRPVAMLQGATLQHVADDRSPHRVLARYLDAFAPGSYVAISHLHSPADPAHAASAAQLEKLMLAELGTGWFRGRAEIEALFDGTEITEPGLVRPLDWWPDGPRLRARVPAQNLLLCGVGRKP
- the xylB gene encoding xylulokinase, which codes for MFVLGIDSSTQSTKAVVADAATGRVVAEGKAQHPTGTEVDPWAWWTAARDAIEQAAAHTPGEIGAVSVAGQQHGMVAVDAAGDPVRDALLWNDTRSAPQARALVAEHGAAVMAERTGSVPVASFTLTKLAWLAEHEPHRADLVDRVLLPHDWLTWLLAGRPERACTDRGDASGTGYFAPATGEWLPDLLSAAMGGRSPRLPDVLDPAGSAGRATGFAPLEGALLGAGTGDNMAGALGIGAGPGDVVVSLGTSGTAFAVAEHPSADETGLVAGFCDATGRYLPLVCTLNAARVLSGAATMLGTDLAGLDRLALEAAPGAGGLTLLPYLEGERTPDLPDATGTLAGIRGGNMTPQNLARAAVEGMLCGLADGVDALRAAGVEVRRVLLIGGASESAAVRAVAPALFGVPVDIPEAAEYVALGAAKQAAWVLSGAAAPPEWELRSSRCEAANAYQGDAVRHAYHATRERLHGV
- a CDS encoding 3'-5' exonuclease — protein: MSTDHRWERLRRAAERAVAAHPSLAGWQRQVLSRFLVESRAGWHTHVHTALPEVPSGHADVLLIGPRGVLAVVVRDHEPDPDEVRTVLRNASESFLGLRVPAGVVSEAVVRPVVVLPAGREPSKRSIGHHLTVTEGTLDRVLDRGERRLTKRDVETLTAHLSAHRSEFTRLVPQLEPVPAEAGAELFDLEDLAQDRFDAALDGPFESWLTFLDDSQHAMVRRDYSGPARISGPAGTGKSVVALHRLVRMARNSVGPLLFTTFASNLPPIAQRSFQRLAPEIGDRVRFDHLHRWAREFLQSRGRALQVKSSETCFSLAWSKFGKHTRLAELNRHEYWRDEIDRVIKGRGITALAEYQSLHRTGRGLRLTAADRELVWRLHEHYEQIRRERGLHDHNDVFTEARAELEREPLPRPLAGVVVDEVQDITLVGLRLLHTMAGDRLLLVGDGQQQIYAGGWRLSDAGIPIKGRGEVLRTNYRNASRILEWAQRFDATNQVDDLDGAAGFSLRESVATLRGGEVVSWSDRPEGLEEALVDAVRGQAEPDDIAVLTFRNPDADRWRNVLRRNGIPVRGLDGWTGERDGKVRVGTVHRAKGLEFRAVFVPELPAEEGFDERSRDLRELGQRARLVALTRARDLLWVGPPRVEG
- a CDS encoding class I SAM-dependent methyltransferase, with protein sequence MTHHEHTAADDTAQFEMLDLDAEVMHDDLAELTAELAGLVDPPVRRIIDLGSGTGAGTFVLLERFEQAAVLAVDTAEPVLAHLAGKAAARGVSDRVRTERADLDAEFPALDEPVDLVWASASLHHLADPARVLGEVFAALRPGGVLAVAELDSFPRFLPDDLGFGRPGLEERCRDLLARKRAEHLPHISADWAEPVAGAGFTAVAHRTVDVDLPAPLPAVARRYAEVTLRRMRPFLDASLDEADVAALGELLDSDGPGALRNRDDLTVRATRTFLAARRP